The Enoplosus armatus isolate fEnoArm2 chromosome 21, fEnoArm2.hap1, whole genome shotgun sequence genomic sequence ACAATTTCATTCTCACACCGAAAACAACCACTATGGGTCTCCTTTTACGAACAATAAAGGGTATAATGACATACATTATTcactttgaaatattttgtaatatatgtATTCTAGTGTATACAATATCTCTGCAAACTGTTTTTTGTGGTCtttcaaacattttgtaatgttttactTGAGCTTGACCAAAATATACAATTAAAGAATGATGCAGGTTTTTCAAGTCAGATGCACTTCATAAGGAACAAGGTAGCGACTGGCAACAAAGTGCTCACCAAACAGGTCTTTATTAAGCTGGAGAGGTGAGGAAAGATTTACGGGGCAGGGGCACATTTATCACATTCTGGGGCAAGTGATGCAGCCTGCCCTATccatttattacattaaaatgaaatcctttAATACTAATAAAATTTTGACAGAAAGccaagtgcaaaaaaaaaaagtttcatatGATGTAAATGgcaaaacaatttaaatattcaaaaaaatctaaaaatgttttcagctgctACATTATCTCTGTAACTTTAGCAATCCAAAAAGTTTGCAGCCATGAGCAGTTCCAGTGCGATCTCCGGAGCGATGGGGAATTCAGGTATTTCTGTGGAGCTGTTGGTGTAACGGACCTTGTAGGTGAAGTACATGCAGACCTTAGACAGGACATGAGACGGAATCTCCCTGAAGTTCACTTCATTGGTTTCATTCTCAGCAAACTGACCTGCAGATGGAGGGTTACAGCGGGTGTCATGAGTAGATAATAGTAGT encodes the following:
- the eloca gene encoding elongin C paralog a — translated: MDGEERTYGGCEGPDAMYVKLISSDGHEFIVKREHALTSGTIKAMLSGPGQFAENETNEVNFREIPSHVLSKVCMYFTYKVRYTNSSTEIPEFPIAPEIALELLMAANFLDC